A window of [Clostridium] innocuum genomic DNA:
CCGCCGCAGACCATTCTGAGTGCCAAATTCAGTGTGTGTCTTGTGTATGAATATGCCTTTACACTGATCGTCTGCGTACCGCTGTACATCGCCTATGCAAACAATGCTGCGATTGGTATTCCCTATATTCTGCTTGCGCTGGTGATTTTCATTACCCTTCCAATCTATCCCCTCGTGCTGTCCAGCATCATCACGATGCTGCTGATGCGCTTTGTGCCGTTTTTCAAAAACCGCGACCGCTTCAATATGATTGCCGGTATCCTTTCCATCATTCTGGCCTTCGGCTTCAGCTTTGCAATGAACTCCGGTACGATTGCAGAGGATCCCAATGCGCTCATTTCGATGCTGACACAGGGGAATAATTCCATGATTTCCCTGTTCTCCAAAATATTTCCGGCTATCCCCTTTGCCGCAGAAGCACTTATCAGCAGCGATGCACTGCAGCTGGTTTACTATATACTCATCACCTGTGCTGCTCTGGCGGTCCTGGTCATTCTGGGAAAATGGCTGTACTTTAAGGGAGCCATCGGCTTCAGCGAAACAAAAAGCTCCCGCAAGGAGCTGTCCGCAAAGGATTTTGCGCGTGTCAGCCGCCACAGCAAGGTACGCACCTATCTGATTAAGGAGCTGCGTCTGCTTATCCGTACACCGGTGTATGCAATCAACTGTATCGGCATGTGTATACTGATGCCGATCATGCTGCTGGTCATCTTTATAACAGCGGATGCGGATGTCCTGCTGCAGCAGCTTCCGGATATCACACCGTATCTGGACGGCATGCTCCCCTATGCTGTACTTGCCGGCATGGCCTCAGGCTTTCTGTTCAGTAATCTGAACATGATTTCTTCAACCGCCATATCGCGTGAGGGAACAAATATCTCCTTCATGAAATACATTCCCATGTCATTGAAGCAGCAGCTGCAGGCTAAGGTACTCAGCGGTATTCTGATGTCTGTCATCAGCATGCTGCTGACGATGGTCTGTGTATACTTCCTGCTGCCGATTTTCCCGCTTACCTGGTATTTCGCTGCCGCAGCTGCTTCCCTTATCACCATCGTACTTGGCAATTATGCCAGTCTTGCGCTGGATATCCTGCACCCCAAGCTGGTTTGGGAACAGGAGGCAGCTGCTGTTAAGCAGAATATGTCAGGAATCGTGTCCATGCTGGCAGGTATGGCTATGACGGTTGTGACCTGTGTGCTGCTCTTCATCCTGCCGGATGACTATCTTCTTTTCGGTACGGCAGGCATGGTGATTGTATGTATTGCTGTTGATGTGGTATTCTATATGCGACTGGATAGCTTTGCACAGAAGCGCTTCCATCAACTATAGGAGTGAAATGAAATGAAGAGAATACTAATATATTTTGGTGACGAGCAGCAGAAGCAGCCCATTGTGGAACAGGTACTGAAGGACATGCATGCGGATTACCGTATCCTGCAGGATGCTGATCTCAATCAGTGTGTTGCCAATTTGATGGGCCTTCCCGGATTTGATGAGATACCGGATGCGAAGCCTGCTCACCACAGCATTGACCTCATGCTGTTTGAAGATGCTTCGGATGAGGATATTCAAAAGGTGAATGAATGTCTGCAGGCAAAGGGAACTGCCATGCAGCGAAAAGCAATGCTGACAAAGCATAACAAAGGCTGGACTTTTCATGATCTGCTTTCAGAGATCGAACGGGAGCATACCTATTTTCAAACCATGGATGCCATTCGCACCCTGCTTGTCCAAAGCAGCGAGCTGGTGATCGAATCCTGTACCCCCGCTTCCTGGAAGTCCTATGAGCAGGCCTTTTATCAGGCGTATGAATGCATGAACAGAGAATGCTCCATGGAAGAACTCAACGGGGCCTATGAAGCCCTGTCCTCCGCAAAAAAGCAGCTTGAGCCGGCAGAATAAAGCCGTCCGCAAACGGAAGTCTGCATGGAAACGGATAAGCTACAGAAATCCGGATATAAAAATGGTCAATAGATGAAATTGACCATTTTTTATCCTCTGCATGAAAGGATATCTGCATACAGCCAGGAATCCGCAAATTGCGGTTCTATTTCTGCTAATCAAAAATTGTATTGGTATACATATCTTGCAGCTATACGCTCGAATACCGGCTACCCCTTATAAATCCATGCAAATTCGATGTACAACAACAAAATCATCCAGGCCGTATCCAGGCCGATTGTATACCCTAATATACCGATGTATCCTTCCCTACTCTTCAAATCACGATAACCGATAACCGGCATATATATCCGCGAAATTCTTATCAAAATAATACAAATCACCGTCTGGATCACTTTATACCTGCTGTACAAGCACCATTGTGCAAAAAAGCCTGAACCGCGAGATCCTTCCTCATGTACATGGAGCCATGTGAAATTCACACAAAGCAATCACCATTCCGTATGGTATCAAGCATGCAACTGCAAAAGACGATTTGTCAGAATCTCGTGACAAATCGTCTTCTTTATATTTTCTGCTCACAGATTGAAACGTCTGTTTATACTTCCTCAAACTGGGAGTTGTACAGCTTGGTATAGAAGCCATCCGCTTTCATCAGATCCTCATGATTTCCGGCTTCCACAATGTCGCCATCCTTCATAACAAGAATCAGATCCGCATCCCGAATCGTAGACAAACGGTGTGCAATCACAAAGCTTGTACGGTTCTCCATCAGCTTCTCCATGCCCTTCTGAATCAGCACCTCGGTACGCGTATCGACAGAAGATGTTGCCTCATCCAGAATCAGTACCTTCGGATCCGCAAGGAAGGCACGCGCAATGGTCAGCAGCTGTTTCTGTCCCTGCGAAATATTATTGGATTCCTCATTGATCATCGTATCATAGCCATGATCCAGCGTACGAATGAAATGATCGACATAGGCAGCGTCTGCCGCAGCCATGACTTCCTCATCGGTTGCATTCAGACGGCCATAACGCAGATTCTCCATGACAGTTCCGTTAAACAGCCACGCGTCCTGCAGCACCATGCCAAACAGAGAACGTAAATCGCTTCTGCGCATATCCGTCGTTTTAATGCCGTCAATATAGATACTGCCGCTGTTCAGCTCATAAAAGCGCATCAGCAACTTAACGATTGTCGTCTTTCCGGCACCGGTTGGCCCGACGATGGCAATTTTCTTCCCCGGCTTGATATACATGGAGAAATCATTGATAACGATTTTGTCCGGAGTATAGCCAAAGTGCACGTTTTCAAAGGTAACCTGTCCCTTGATATCCGTATGTCCGTTCGCATCAAAGACTTCAACCGGCTGTGCGGTTTCCCTGACCTCTTCCTCTTCTGCCAAAAACTCAAACACACGCTCAGCCGCAGCAGCTGTAGACTGCAGGACATTCATCGTCTGCGCAACCTGAGAAATCGGGTTGTTGAAGTTTCGTACATAGATGATGAAGGACTGGATATCTCCGATTTCGATGACGCCGTTCATCGCCAGCCAGCCTCCCAGAATACACACACCGACATAGCCGATATTTCCGACAAACATGGCAATCGGCTGCATCAAGCCGCTTAGAAACTGTGATTTCCAAGCGGAATCATAAAG
This region includes:
- a CDS encoding ABC transporter ATP-binding protein, translated to MSKENRSSHAAKRGPMGHRGPGAPTEKAKNFKGTMKQLIAYMRPYYLNIIVSMLFAVLSVVFMVVGPKILGRATTELVSGFTAKIYGTGSINFDRIAEILLFLIAIYLISTLCNFIQNWMMAGVAQKVSFNLRKTMAAKIDILPFSYFDKQSHGEVLSRFSNDIDTVQQTLSQSLAQMISSIVQIIGFLVMMLSISWQMTLMALVVIPLSLFLVTTVVKHSQKYFAKQQRSLGNVNGHIEEMYSGHIVMKAFNGEEKSIAQFAKYNDELYDSAWKSQFLSGLMQPIAMFVGNIGYVGVCILGGWLAMNGVIEIGDIQSFIIYVRNFNNPISQVAQTMNVLQSTAAAAERVFEFLAEEEEVRETAQPVEVFDANGHTDIKGQVTFENVHFGYTPDKIVINDFSMYIKPGKKIAIVGPTGAGKTTIVKLLMRFYELNSGSIYIDGIKTTDMRRSDLRSLFGMVLQDAWLFNGTVMENLRYGRLNATDEEVMAAADAAYVDHFIRTLDHGYDTMINEESNNISQGQKQLLTIARAFLADPKVLILDEATSSVDTRTEVLIQKGMEKLMENRTSFVIAHRLSTIRDADLILVMKDGDIVEAGNHEDLMKADGFYTKLYNSQFEEV
- a CDS encoding DUF3783 domain-containing protein → MKRILIYFGDEQQKQPIVEQVLKDMHADYRILQDADLNQCVANLMGLPGFDEIPDAKPAHHSIDLMLFEDASDEDIQKVNECLQAKGTAMQRKAMLTKHNKGWTFHDLLSEIEREHTYFQTMDAIRTLLVQSSELVIESCTPASWKSYEQAFYQAYECMNRECSMEELNGAYEALSSAKKQLEPAE